In the Candidatus Saccharimonas aalborgensis genome, one interval contains:
- a CDS encoding phosphoribosylanthranilate isomerase, with product MQVKICGISNEVDALSAVGLGADAIGFVMGGRVLPVEVEPYAQHVRQIIKKFPEGVDSFLVTHLTEADDILSLANYIQSSGIQVSEDIDENEMAAVRKGTERKIIKTIVTSDPEATRKLTIYEPYCDFFLLDSRVAGYTGGTGGENDWRACAELIKRTSKPVFIAGGLRPDNVEAAMVLTKPYGTDVSTGVSCYSDSYLRKDRKDLSKIAEFIRISKAFDEQ from the coding sequence ATGCAAGTAAAGATTTGTGGCATCAGCAACGAAGTCGACGCCTTGAGTGCAGTTGGGCTTGGCGCAGACGCGATTGGTTTTGTCATGGGCGGGAGGGTATTGCCCGTTGAAGTAGAGCCCTATGCCCAACATGTCCGCCAAATCATCAAAAAGTTCCCGGAGGGTGTCGATAGTTTTTTGGTGACACACCTTACGGAAGCAGATGATATTTTAAGCTTGGCCAACTACATACAGTCGAGTGGCATTCAAGTGTCGGAAGATATTGATGAGAATGAAATGGCAGCGGTACGTAAGGGCACAGAACGTAAGATCATAAAGACAATTGTTACAAGTGACCCAGAAGCGACGCGCAAACTCACAATCTACGAGCCCTATTGCGATTTCTTCCTACTTGACTCGCGCGTGGCGGGGTATACAGGAGGTACTGGCGGTGAGAACGACTGGCGGGCGTGTGCGGAGCTTATAAAACGCACAAGTAAGCCTGTGTTTATTGCCGGCGGTCTGCGCCCAGACAATGTCGAGGCTGCAATGGTACTGACAAAGCCGTATGGAACCGATGTTTCAACAGGAGTGAGCTGCTACAGTGATTCATATTTAAGAAAAGACCGTAAAGATCTGTCTAAAATCGCAGAGTTTATAAGAATATCAAAGGCGTTTGATGAGCAGTAA
- a CDS encoding GTP cyclohydrolase II, with protein sequence MTATPLTNGLQKAIERIQRYDAVYARVLDTAPTEGGDTVYRITDRQLFESVIGTFVTALNQQLAEGDLMNIYDVALHIPTKALIIANKGATLFSLTSKEIPNITRHVGSCVYMPGVGMEYANAGIVGNVYDDQFVLRAESACTPSFLFGSQRCNCHHQWQNVRELAASFNTVTPPDTVAGDEFERWVQDQFVVRDGKHTCQQPGRVGFVMLHVDSQNGMGSGYTEGEFVIDLAERASMRHRGEYTSEQTYRTSMYGGFTTIGINGDPRGENDGVGYKITPVILDYLAVNKSVIMLTNNPLKIAQMERFGYDVTRVKSIGAVNVAGAVEAHERGMEFHHLDINGELMTFAEDYRRVREEIARVISGKENETCK encoded by the coding sequence ATGACAGCGACCCCACTAACCAATGGCTTGCAAAAAGCGATAGAGCGCATACAGCGGTACGATGCTGTGTATGCACGGGTGTTGGATACGGCTCCTACTGAAGGCGGTGATACGGTATACCGAATTACAGACCGCCAGCTATTTGAGTCGGTTATTGGCACGTTTGTCACCGCACTAAATCAACAGCTTGCTGAGGGTGACTTGATGAATATATATGATGTCGCATTACATATTCCGACAAAGGCGTTGATCATTGCCAATAAGGGCGCGACACTATTTTCGTTGACATCGAAAGAAATCCCGAATATCACTCGCCATGTAGGATCGTGTGTGTATATGCCTGGCGTCGGTATGGAATATGCAAACGCTGGGATTGTTGGTAACGTGTACGACGATCAATTTGTACTCCGCGCTGAATCGGCATGTACTCCTTCTTTCCTGTTCGGCTCACAGCGGTGCAACTGTCATCATCAATGGCAGAATGTTCGTGAATTAGCGGCCTCGTTTAACACGGTTACACCACCAGATACAGTAGCGGGTGATGAGTTTGAGCGTTGGGTGCAGGATCAGTTTGTGGTTCGTGACGGTAAGCACACTTGCCAACAGCCGGGTCGGGTTGGGTTTGTAATGCTACATGTTGATTCTCAGAACGGTATGGGAAGCGGGTATACGGAAGGTGAGTTTGTGATTGACCTTGCGGAGCGCGCCTCTATGCGTCACCGAGGTGAATATACGTCTGAACAAACCTATCGTACAAGTATGTACGGAGGGTTTACGACGATCGGCATTAACGGTGACCCGCGGGGCGAAAACGATGGTGTAGGCTATAAAATTACACCAGTTATTCTTGACTACTTAGCAGTTAATAAAAGTGTCATCATGCTCACTAACAACCCGCTTAAGATTGCGCAAATGGAACGATTCGGATATGACGTTACTAGGGTTAAAAGCATCGGAGCGGTAAACGTTGCTGGTGCGGTTGAGGCGCATGAGCGTGGCATGGAGTTTCATCACCTAGACATCAATGGTGAGCTTATGACATTTGCGGAAGACTACAGGCGTGTGCGAGAAGAAATAGCGCGAGTAATTTCAGGGAAGGAAAATGAGACATGCAAGTAA
- a CDS encoding NUDIX hydrolase, translating to MISKSVKEQTILVAVDTLLFSVATTPSTELRRSPTKDISILLVKRDKAPFAGSWSLPGGFVRNNETLRDATDRVLERETGLHNIYSEQIHTFSSVDRDPRGRVISTVFMSLVDKTMGNESLSDGALWMKLAVKQRKNSIHVSLTDGTMTVAFSAKQLKLHPTSSLYGYEIVQNNGVAFDHCQMILFGLQLLRQKTVSSDIVFNMMPQQFTLGELQQVYEAILGREVWTPAFRRTIAKKVQKTGNTVRTGGHRPSELYTYHRREEKLS from the coding sequence ATGATAAGTAAGTCAGTCAAAGAACAAACAATATTGGTTGCCGTTGACACGCTGTTGTTTTCAGTTGCCACGACGCCGTCTACAGAACTACGTCGATCACCGACAAAGGACATCAGTATCCTGTTGGTCAAAAGGGACAAGGCCCCATTTGCAGGTAGCTGGAGTCTGCCGGGTGGTTTTGTGCGCAATAACGAAACACTGCGTGACGCGACAGACAGGGTGTTGGAGCGAGAAACGGGTCTTCACAATATTTATAGCGAACAGATACATACATTTAGCAGCGTTGACCGCGACCCGCGAGGTAGAGTAATTAGCACGGTGTTTATGTCGCTTGTTGACAAAACGATGGGCAACGAGTCACTGAGTGACGGTGCATTGTGGATGAAGCTTGCTGTGAAGCAACGCAAGAATAGTATCCATGTTAGCTTAACAGATGGTACGATGACCGTGGCATTTTCAGCCAAGCAACTGAAGCTACATCCTACATCGTCGCTGTATGGTTATGAGATTGTTCAAAATAATGGCGTTGCCTTTGACCATTGCCAGATGATTTTGTTTGGGCTGCAATTGTTGCGCCAAAAAACCGTGTCTTCTGACATTGTATTTAACATGATGCCGCAGCAGTTTACGCTTGGAGAGCTTCAGCAGGTCTATGAAGCAATCCTGGGTCGTGAAGTCTGGACACCCGCATTTCGCCGGACGATTGCCAAGAAAGTTCAAAAAACAGGTAACACGGTGCGTACGGGCGGACATAGACCATCGGAACTATATACATATCACAGAAGAGAGGAGAAACTATCATGA